The Denticeps clupeoides chromosome 1, fDenClu1.1, whole genome shotgun sequence genome segment tgaaagcagaggacacatgtgtcACCAtaagctgtgctgcagtgtttcacaatgacaatcacttcactttgcctAATGTAGTCTTAAATTGAACTTAAAATTAAATGACATTGAATGTATAGTTAGTCAGTATAATTTCAAGCTACCGGataataacacatacacatatagtaacactttttaattaattcaaataacacacaaatataaattcaATCAGAAACCCTGTTCCTACACCAATTATTTCAGCGTTAATTTACACCTTGTTTACATAAGTCACAATTTTACAATGCCAAGCCACACATGTAAACTGATTTCCTAATGTCCATAATGTGTTGTACAATATTACAGTTCAGAGTctgaattaagtgaaagtgaagtgattgtcattgtgaaacagcacagaacacggtgacacaacgaaatgtgtcctctgcttttaacaatcacccttagtgtgcagtgggcagccatgacaggcgcccggggagcagtggggggGGGCACCTTTGCAGTTTGGCATACCAATTATGGGTCCGTTCCTGTACACGCCAGGCCAATCACTGCCCCTGCTAATGACTTTTTAATAACCCACATATTATCAACGGCAGTGAAATTCACTGGCTCTCTGAAATACAAGTTGAACAGAACAGCATCTCACTTGTAGAAGTCACTCTCCGGATCGCTGTGCCGGACCTGGAATGGTAAGCGTGGGGCTTTGCTGTCCTGAGGCAGCAGGTCATCAGGCATTGCTGGGATGGGTGACCGGATGGACTGGGAATCCCCCTCCTCCAGCCTGAAGGAACCCTGGGGGTCTGTGGCAGATGATGCCAGGGTTTGCTGGCCCGGCTGCGCAGCTGCCAGGAGGCAGCGGAGGCGGCGGGCATGCTGGCACAGCTGCACAGTGTGGATGGTGAGGCTGCAGGGCTCAGAGGGAACATCCAGCATCGTGGTGGGCCGCGGGCGCTGGGCCGACGGCTGGTGCAACGGCGGGTCCTGCATCTCCACCTGCCGGAACTCCCGCTGCAGCAGGTCGAAGGAACTACGGCCAGGTGGCGCTGACACAGCTGGGATCTCGCCCCAGTACCGCATCATGGTGACTGgctccctgaaaaaaaaaaaattcagtaatGAAAACAACTACATTAATTGTCAaaattgaagttgaagttgtaTATATTTTCCCATATGCATATGGTTTCATGAAATATGTGTCTCTATTAATACACGTTATCTTAATCTTAATCAAAGGGAATCACAGTGTTTAAACTTTAAATCTCTTACAAATGTGTTTTGGTGATTGAGAACAACTCAGATGCCAAGATAAGACAACAATAGGCAAAACCATGCGTGCTTTATTATGAAGGGCCCTTTCATCAAATTAAAACGATGCCACTCGTAGAAAATCTTCACTTGTAATGATCTGCATGTGTGCAAGAACATACGTGAATCGCCATACTTACAAATATATCCCTGAAGATTATGAAACGTGTAGTAATATTCTCTGTCAGAGTTACGAGCCAGAATCATTCGCAGCACCGCAAACGCGTAGGCTGACTGGGGCCACCATATTTCGAATCCGGGTAGGAACTACAAACAGATAGATTGAGGTCCTACATAAAAATCTGCGAATTCTGATGATTTCTATTCACATGAACgtgtaaataaaacatgaatattttagaCAAAGAAAATACATAATATTTATGAATTCAAGAATGATTTGACGCACACTCAGACTTTTGGAGACGACAACTTGGTCTTCCTGAAAGCGGAAAGGACCAAATATTTGGCCGTACCGTGTTAAACATGGCGTCCTCCGAGTGCGCAATGGAAACGGAGCAACCTGAGCGGCAAAACGGGAATGATGGCGGCGAGGAAGGGCCTGGGGTAAATAATGACACCGCCGAAAACAGCGACACGAACGCAGAGCTGGTCGGCGACGGTGCGAGCGAACGCACGGATGAGCCCTTTAAGAAGCCCGCCGTGTTCGCGGCACCGTCCGTCTCGGGCGCCCGAGCAGGCAGGAAGGCGCCCGGCAACAAGTGCGCAGGCCAGCGGCCCGGAGAGGATGAGAATAGCGACGAGGTGTCACCCGAACCCTCCCCGAACGGTGTCAGTGGGTTCGAGCGGCCGGACGGACCCCAGCAGCACGTCAAACCCGGGACGGCCGGGAACGCCAAAGCAGCGCCGGCGGGCAGGTTCAAAGCCGGCCCTCCCCTCCCGTACTCCGAGCCCCCGTGGGGCGGCCCGCCGGGCCCGCGTTACGAGCTGGAGATCCTCAAGAGCGGCCGCATCGTGGATAAAGTCCCCCTCGGCCAGCGCGGTCACTTTGTGGTGGGACGCCTGCCCGTGTGCGACGTGTCGCTGGAACACCCGTCCATCTCCCGGTACCACGCCGTGCTCCAGTTCCGGGCTTTTGGCGGAGGCGAGGGGGTCGTCGGGGAGGAGGTGGGGTTTTATGCCTACGACCTGGGCAGCACGCACGGCACGACCGTCAACAAGAACAAAATCCCTCCGAAGACCTACGTCAGGCTGAAGGTCGGACATGTGCTGAAGTTCGGGGGCAGCACCAGACTCTTCATACTACAGGTGTGCGGAAGCTCTTTTATTAGGCTTTAAATATCATACGTATGAATCTTTGAGCAGAGAAGGGCAAAAATAATGTTGCTGAATACTGATTTGTTGCCGTAAATATATAACTGTATTCTGTAACAATACATCTATAATTCAAACAATCTAATATAAAATGTCATATGCatacaaacctttttttttttttttttacagggccCTGAATCAGATGAAGAGGCTGAGTCAGAACTTACTGTCACTGAGCTGAAGGAGAGAGCAAGGACACAGCGCaaggagctggagaggaggatgaTGGGAGGTGGGTctgatgatgaagaggaagaaaaggatGGAGAGAAGGAAAGCAGCAGCTCAGGCGTGAGCTCCAAAGAGGACTCTGGATGCTCTTGGGGAATGGGTAAGGCTGACTGTCAGCTTGCAGATATTTCACTAAAGATGAACCAAATAAATTGGACACATCAgccaatatgaatatttaaaaaatatttcacaacatGGTTGAAATATAGTAATATGTGATCTGACCGTTATTATAGTCCCAATACATTAAGGGAATTTGGCATACAAAAATTAAGCACAGAGACCAATCTTAAaagcaatttgcatatactgaTGTTATTCGAAtattttatttcctgtgtgtttttgttcccATGCTTGCAGCGGATGAGGCTGCTCAGGAGGAGGATGAGAATGAGGAGAACCCCTTTGCCACAGAGTTTCACGAAGACCAGGAAGCTGCTTATTTGAAGGACCCTAAAAAAGCACTTCAGGGATTTTATGACCGAGAAggtcagatattttttttttttatgattatcaGCAGTAACTGAGTATACCTTATGCAAAGTATCTAAAGATAACAGTGGATGTCTTTCCTACAGGAGAGGAGTTGGAATTTGATTATGAGGATAAAGGCCATGGGACTTGGTTATGTCGGATTAAGTAAGTGTTTCTGGTGTTAATTACTTACTTCTACTTAATTATCATAATTCTTCTTAAAGAATGTTTCCATTAACATGACTATTGTACAGTTTGAAACTGTCACAATTTGAAAGGTTTAATTGCCTTaattcatttttgttaaatttagAACTAGATTTCAGTAGTTTACTTGGAACATTTGACTTTATTTCTCAGGTTGCCAGTTGACGATGCTGTAGGCAGGCAGCTAGTTGCTGAGGTAACACACTCCGGTAAGAAGAAGGAGGCAGCTGTCCAGTGTTGCCTGGAGGCTTGTCGGATGCTTGAGGCTCGGGGTTTATTGAGGCAGGAAGCAGGTGAGCTGACAGTGCCGGGCCCAAAATGGGCTCATGGGTATCCTGCAGAGAGAACCCAGTCCATCCTCAGTGTCTCTTAATCATTGATGGCATAGAcagctctgtttttttcttttctttttttttttagtgtccCGCAAGCGCAAAAAGAAGAACTGGGAGGAGGAAGACTATTACGATAGCGATGATGACACTTTCTTGGATCGGACAGGGGCGGTGGAAAAAAAGAGGATGGAGCGCATGAAGAAGGCAGGGAAGATTGAGGAGGGGCCAGAGACCCATGAATCATTGGTATGGTCTTACGTGGTGACATGGTCAGACAATAAAGATATGTTTTCACTTTGATCTCAATATGAAATACATAAAGatgtttacatgttttattgtgCGGTATTTTGCATTATAACTGAATATGTACATGTAATTTATTATatagaattatttaatatacagTCATCCAATATTACATGATTGAAGCATGAGAATGCGTCtgtgttttttgcttttccCAGATCACCAAGTTGGCCCAGGTGGAGAAAGAAATCACAGAAACAGAGAACAGGCTCAGTTCGTCAGGGAGAGGTAAAGTATTGTGATTATTTATAGTCTGAAAAGAGGATTCACATCACAAACCTCTTTGGTCAAATTGAACTCCATTAGCTGCTGTTCTGAGaaaaatttcattttagttCACAAATTACCATAATTTCTCAGTGATCCATCTCTTGATTTTCGGTAATACTTAATTTGGTTTGCACTGCCTCAAACGTCTCACCAGCTTGGGCTACGGTTTGCAAAAGTAGGTTTCCAACACTTCATTCTTATCTTCTTATAAGTGGACTACAATACTAGAGAATTCATGATGGCTTTGTGTTAATTTCAGATAACACACTGTTATATCtcagtagtagtagtgttggcACTTCATCTGTATTCAAATTTTgagtttttccaaaaaaaaattaaaagtctaATCAAACATAATTTCAGATGACCAGCTGGGAAGGATTTACTGGTTTGTCTTTGACATGTTTGCATCCATTTGACCTCCGAATACTTTTTGTGATTGTGTACAggctcttcatcatcatctgagGACACTCTGGATGCATTCATGAGTGTGGTGCGCAGTGAGGTAGCACTGGACGGAGTAGAGAGGAAGAAGCTACATGTGCACACAGCTGAGCTGCGGAAAGAGGCAAAGCGACTAAGCAGGCTGGTGGATCTGACCCGACCCACCCAGCTGCCCTCACTGCAGACCATGTAACGATCCAGATAGAACATATTCAAATAtcttaatatatatttagatataaaaaatatgttaagCACATTCCTTTTTCAGCTCTAGCAGTGCCTCTTCAGACCCAGAGAAGCCAAAGAAACCACCTCTGCCTCTGTTTGGTGCCATGAAGGGCGGCAGCAAGTTCAAGCTGAAAACTGGTACCATTGGGGTGAGTTTTTTCAAGGGTCTGGGGTGGTAATAGAGATTAagataataatgttttttcagCTCTACCCAGTTCATATTCCTTAAATAGCATTGTTCTGGACAAACCAATATTGAAgtgatttattatttgaaaGCTGGTTTTATCTGGCCTCATACATCTACTGatgtcatctctctctctctatctatcgcCCTCCCTCTTAGAAACTACCCCCTAAGCGGGCAAACCTGCCAGTTGAGCTCTTCAACATGAAGGAAATGCCTTCTGGAGAtgttgaggaggaggaagaggaggtagACACTGGATCGAAAACCTGTACAGTTGTTGAGGAAGTCCAACTGGATTCTCAGCAGCCCCatgctgatgaggaggaggagcactGCGGCATcatggaaaaaagaaaggaggaagcTCCCTCATACTCATCAAAAGGTACTTTATGGATATTCCTTATAGTACCCCCAACAAATAACTTCTGGTTTGATGTGTGGACATAATAGGGACGTGACTGATGCTTTTCTTGTTAAACGTAAATTAAATTACACATCTCCTATGTTTTACACAGCCTCACGATAAAATGGTTGAGCTATagaaaattaaattttttatttaattattttacttttttaaagacTAAATAATGGCAACAGCGTAGCAGGACATTCAATTTAACCTAGACTTTGGTGGAAACTAAACCTAAAATCTCTATCAGCTGTTAATCCCGTTCATTCGCCAAACATGTTGTTTCAGATGTAcaacagcagggggcagcagtggTCTGTTCCACTTACTGCTCAGAACATTGAACCTGGTTGCACCCTAAAATTACATGATTATACAATGTATGCACAAGTcagtatttattttacattcctGCAGTTCAACGTGATTGTGACATACGGGAACATGATCGGTCACGTGGTGTACAGGAGGACCATTCACAGGAAATTGCTGAACCTCATACAGGTATGACATTTAATCAGAAGATATAATGGAGTGCTATGGGCTTTGTTAGTCATATTCAGTACAGGCAAAATTTTGTCTGGAAAcattctttgcattttaaatttgcatatatataattatatgagAGAATGTTCTTCTAATGCACTACATTACTCCACACAATCATGTGTCATCCAGCTGTTACTTCACTGTTCCTCAAACTAAGTTGTCATCTAGATGTGGCAGATGTTTTAGTGGTATGCTCACCtaatataattttaattattaaaaaaactctGGCCATGTATTGTTTTGCTCTTCTAAAATAAACCCAATCCCATACAGGGTAATAGAGGCATCCAGTAATTTATGGATGTTAGGAAAACAGCTTTAAATGATTGGTCCTTTTGTCTTCTCTACAGGCTTAAAGAAGGAAGAATCATCAGTCCGACCGAGTCCAAAAAAGAGTGtccaaaaaaagaagatgatTGGTCCCGGCCGAGTAAGTGCTACTTTTATAATCGTTTCTGCCATaaccacaggaaaaaaaaactcttgtaATTGAATGGCTGGTGAGTAAATCCTAAATCAGAGCTGTGAGCTCAGCATAACACAGCTTTCTGATATGATTGGTGAATAAATGTCAGTGTAGCGATTTCCAATCTGTTCTATCTAAAATCCTATCTACTCAGCGTTGCAGCAATTTATATTGCTTGTTTTGCTTACTAAAAGGAGTGTGGTTTCACTgtaaggagttttttttttttctaatttcttcTGGATCATGCAACCTCTCAGTCATGCAACATTGTGAAGCAAAGTCCAGTTGGAATGGAATACCATGTAGGAATAAAGCCTGCATCCaatatcaaaaataaataaatgaacatttttttgttccccCCTTACCCTCAAGCCTCCCACCACTATGTCTTCACAGTATCCTGAAGATGACCCAGACTACTGTGTCTGGGTACCACCATCAGgtatgttttcttttattattttatttcatctgGCTTGATAAGATCTTCCTTTCACATCAAAAAGTGCACAAAACCTTTTATCTCATTTCTACTACACTGGTTCTGGTGTCCAGTTGGTGCCGAACTGCAAACCAACCGAGAGCCGGTCTGCATTTACACTAGACAGGAGCTCAGCGGGTGCTGCATGGTAATATGCCACAGGTCATGCCCACTAAACAGAAATCCCAGCACCGAATCCATTATAGCAGTTTGCCAATTTGGTCTGTTGAATTTCTGAGGATGTCCATATAGCTTGAGGAGCTTTCATTTTTCCCTTGACATTTTggagtgaataaaaagtgatTGATAAGGAGGGGAAGGGTGTAAAAACACTTGGTTTAAGAGACTGTGCCAGAACCCAGTCTGACAATATGCAAACCTGTTCTTTCACCCCATGTTGAAGGAAGTGATCAAAGAGGCATCACTTTTGCTTTAGAAAGGTCAAGAGGTTAAAAACGACAACAAtcattatttcttatatagcccaaaatctcTGTAAACTCCATGTTGTTCATGCAACAAACACATATTACGTCCATgtcgtattctaaaccaatcaagAGATTGTGAAGGGTGGGGccacctctgattggccatgGTCCAGATGTTCCTGTACATTTGAAAGTGCAcatgctgcagacagacagagaggtgagaagCCTTGAGCCGTCAGATAGATAGAGTACATGAACCCACAAATTGCAGCTTTATCGTGACCCGTGTATTATCAAGAGACCCTTGCCAGTAGACATTAATTGGCATAGTTAAATTTTCAGTGGGAATTCCCCCAATATTTCCAACTGGATTTGTCCACATCATGTCTCCATGTGGGTGAACAGAACATATAGGGGACTGTCAGTGAGAGCTTCCACAAAACACGTCAGCTCCAAGTGGGAGTGAATTCTTTGCTTTTAATTGAATCCATGAATCATGATCATGTCAATCTCTGCGAACATCCCTCACATCCCATTGTCTGGGGTATCATTTATCAGCAAAACATGTTAATCTCTGCAGACATCCCACATATTCCATCATTATGGGAAGTGGGTACCATATTTGACCTGGAAGAGCAAGAACAAGGTGCTTTTGAGGTGCTGTGAGCTCATTGTGTTTGATCCAAAGCATCAGCAAGTT includes the following:
- the slc4a1ap gene encoding kanadaptin, encoding MASSECAMETEQPERQNGNDGGEEGPGVNNDTAENSDTNAELVGDGASERTDEPFKKPAVFAAPSVSGARAGRKAPGNKCAGQRPGEDENSDEVSPEPSPNGVSGFERPDGPQQHVKPGTAGNAKAAPAGRFKAGPPLPYSEPPWGGPPGPRYELEILKSGRIVDKVPLGQRGHFVVGRLPVCDVSLEHPSISRYHAVLQFRAFGGGEGVVGEEVGFYAYDLGSTHGTTVNKNKIPPKTYVRLKVGHVLKFGGSTRLFILQGPESDEEAESELTVTELKERARTQRKELERRMMGGGSDDEEEEKDGEKESSSSGVSSKEDSGCSWGMADEAAQEEDENEENPFATEFHEDQEAAYLKDPKKALQGFYDREGEELEFDYEDKGHGTWLCRIKLPVDDAVGRQLVAEVTHSGKKKEAAVQCCLEACRMLEARGLLRQEAVSRKRKKKNWEEEDYYDSDDDTFLDRTGAVEKKRMERMKKAGKIEEGPETHESLITKLAQVEKEITETENRLSSSGRGSSSSSEDTLDAFMSVVRSEVALDGVERKKLHVHTAELRKEAKRLSRLVDLTRPTQLPSLQTISSSASSDPEKPKKPPLPLFGAMKGGSKFKLKTGTIGKLPPKRANLPVELFNMKEMPSGDVEEEEEEVDTGSKTCTVVEEVQLDSQQPHADEEEEHCGIMEKRKEEAPSYSSKVQRDCDIREHDRSRGVQEDHSQEIAEPHTGLKKEESSVRPSPKKSVQKKKMIGPGRPPTTMSSQYPEDDPDYCVWVPPSGQTGDGRTHLNDKYGY